In Chryseobacterium shigense, the following proteins share a genomic window:
- a CDS encoding D-2-hydroxyacid dehydrogenase, whose translation MKVLANDGISKTGELALKEAGFEVLPNRVAQDHVISFINENNVDILLVRSATKVRQNMIDACPSLKIIGRGGIGMDNIDVDYAKSKGIKVINTPTASSKSVAELVFGHFFALARFLHESNRLMPLEGETHFDAMKKSFSKAYELSGKTLGVIGFGSIGQEVIKMGIALGMKIKVLTRNPKTKVLTLDFFDGQRLNFEITSTNDMDSFLKDTDFISINTPKTNEYIIDTPQFEKMKDGVYIVNTARGGVINEVALIDFIESEKVAGAALDVFENEPNPELPLLMNPALSLSPHIGGNTVDAQEKIGAELAEQIIKLQKETIR comes from the coding sequence ATGAAAGTTTTAGCAAACGACGGAATCTCAAAAACAGGAGAACTGGCCCTTAAAGAAGCAGGATTTGAAGTCCTTCCGAACAGAGTGGCCCAGGATCACGTGATCAGTTTCATCAATGAAAATAACGTGGATATTCTTTTGGTAAGAAGCGCCACGAAAGTAAGACAGAACATGATTGATGCATGCCCAAGCCTGAAAATCATCGGACGCGGCGGTATCGGAATGGATAATATTGATGTTGATTATGCTAAAAGTAAAGGGATAAAAGTAATCAATACCCCTACAGCATCCTCAAAATCAGTAGCTGAGCTTGTTTTCGGACATTTTTTTGCGCTGGCAAGATTCCTTCATGAATCGAACCGGCTCATGCCACTGGAGGGCGAAACCCACTTTGATGCCATGAAAAAATCGTTCAGCAAAGCGTATGAACTTTCAGGAAAAACACTTGGAGTAATTGGCTTTGGAAGTATCGGGCAGGAAGTTATAAAAATGGGAATAGCATTAGGAATGAAAATCAAAGTATTGACAAGAAATCCTAAAACAAAAGTTCTTACTTTAGACTTTTTCGACGGGCAGAGGCTGAACTTTGAGATCACTTCCACCAACGATATGGACTCTTTTCTTAAAGACACAGACTTTATCAGCATCAATACGCCAAAAACAAACGAATATATTATAGACACGCCCCAGTTTGAAAAAATGAAAGACGGAGTCTACATAGTGAATACTGCAAGAGGCGGTGTCATCAATGAGGTAGCCCTTATAGATTTCATCGAATCCGAAAAAGTAGCGGGAGCCGCACTGGACGTATTCGAAAACGAACCCAATCCGGAACTTCCCCTACTGATGAATCCTGCATTATCCCTTTCTCCGCACATAGGTGGAAACACTGTAGACGCACAGGAGAAAATCGGCGCAGAACTTGCAGAACAAATTATTAAGCTACAAAAAGAAACTATACGATAA
- a CDS encoding acyl-CoA reductase produces MNIENQVLGLIKLSEYIKEFLAKDQESYNDDDNEFELLLKRSEIENPWFTLENQKFSLKEWTNLLTQENINNWIRNYSVSKTSKRVGLILAGNIPLVGLHDVISVVLSGHIPLMKLSSKDKQMVPFLLKKWNEFSNGAIQFEIIEKLENFDAVIATGSNNTARYLEYYFKDHLSIIRKNRTSVAVLKGDETPDELQLLAEDIFRYFGLGCRNVTRIFIPEDFVIDRLFESFLGFQDIINHNKYANNYDYNRAVYLLNQDKFWDNNFVMLKEDDKLFSPLSVINFSRYSSLDGVKNFIAENEENIQCIVAKDELGLDSIRFGEAQHPALDTYADNVDTMKFLEVV; encoded by the coding sequence ATGAATATCGAAAATCAAGTTTTAGGACTTATTAAGTTAAGTGAGTATATAAAAGAGTTTTTGGCAAAAGATCAGGAAAGTTATAATGATGATGATAATGAGTTTGAATTATTGCTGAAAAGATCTGAAATAGAAAACCCTTGGTTTACCCTTGAAAATCAGAAATTTTCCTTGAAAGAGTGGACGAATCTGCTTACTCAGGAAAATATAAACAACTGGATCAGAAACTATTCCGTATCCAAAACTTCAAAAAGAGTAGGATTGATTCTTGCGGGTAATATTCCGCTGGTTGGGCTTCATGATGTGATATCGGTTGTTTTAAGCGGCCATATTCCGTTAATGAAATTATCTTCAAAGGATAAGCAGATGGTTCCTTTTCTGTTGAAAAAATGGAATGAGTTTTCCAACGGAGCCATTCAGTTTGAAATTATTGAAAAACTGGAGAATTTTGATGCTGTGATTGCAACCGGAAGCAACAATACGGCCAGGTACCTTGAATATTATTTTAAAGACCATTTAAGCATCATCCGTAAGAACAGGACTTCTGTTGCAGTATTGAAAGGGGACGAAACTCCTGACGAACTTCAACTGCTGGCGGAAGATATTTTCAGGTATTTCGGGCTTGGCTGCAGGAATGTAACGAGAATTTTTATTCCGGAAGATTTTGTTATCGACAGGCTGTTTGAGAGCTTCTTAGGTTTCCAGGATATCATCAATCATAATAAATATGCGAACAATTATGATTACAACAGAGCGGTTTATCTCCTGAACCAGGATAAGTTCTGGGATAATAATTTTGTAATGCTTAAAGAGGATGATAAGCTTTTCAGTCCGCTTTCTGTAATTAATTTCAGCAGATATTCATCATTGGATGGCGTTAAGAATTTTATTGCTGAAAATGAAGAAAATATTCAGTGTATTGTGGCTAAAGATGAGCTTGGGCTGGATTCTATTCGTTTCGGGGAAGCACAGCATCCTGCTTTGGATACATATGCCGATAATGTAGATACGATGAAATTTTTAGAAGTGGTCTGA
- a CDS encoding peptidylprolyl isomerase, with product MKKIFLGLTILVAQLMFAQKVTGVKVEKVQKDVPAQLSKEKVNIYNDNFLKFVDALKSSDRAGVDALLSDKVKAIVTDDVLQKVKEGFDINKKLEILSTGYHKLMDGSSLPSIHYKYAGESKEVIMAVFEENGKILGVMPAKKTK from the coding sequence ATGAAAAAAATATTTTTAGGACTCACAATACTTGTCGCACAGCTGATGTTTGCTCAGAAAGTAACGGGAGTAAAGGTCGAGAAAGTTCAGAAAGACGTTCCGGCCCAATTAAGCAAAGAAAAGGTCAATATATACAATGATAATTTTCTCAAGTTCGTTGACGCGCTTAAATCTTCCGACCGTGCAGGTGTTGATGCGCTTTTGTCTGATAAAGTAAAAGCGATTGTTACTGATGATGTTCTTCAAAAAGTAAAGGAAGGCTTTGATATTAATAAAAAGCTGGAAATTTTAAGCACGGGATATCATAAACTGATGGACGGTTCCAGTCTTCCAAGCATCCATTACAAATATGCCGGAGAATCGAAAGAAGTAATTATGGCTGTATTTGAAGAAAATGGAAAGATTCTTGGTGTGATGCCTGCGAAAAAGACAAAATAA
- a CDS encoding 4Fe-4S binding protein encodes MAIKITDECINCGACEPECPNNAIYEGAVDWKASEGTALAGTVTMPSGLTVDADSPQEPVSDDVYFIVTDKCTECKGFHEEPQCAAVCPVDCCVPDEDHVESEETLLNKKAFLHGE; translated from the coding sequence ATGGCTATTAAAATAACTGATGAATGCATTAATTGCGGAGCCTGTGAACCGGAATGCCCAAATAATGCAATATATGAAGGGGCCGTAGACTGGAAAGCTTCCGAAGGTACTGCTCTTGCAGGTACTGTGACCATGCCGTCAGGACTTACTGTAGATGCAGATTCGCCACAGGAACCTGTGAGCGATGATGTATACTTCATTGTAACAGATAAATGTACCGAATGTAAAGGATTCCATGAAGAACCTCAGTGTGCAGCCGTTTGCCCGGTAGACTGCTGCGTTCCTGATGAAGACCACGTAGAATCTGAAGAAACACTGCTTAATAAAAAAGCATTCTTACACGGTGAATAA
- the serC gene encoding 3-phosphoserine/phosphohydroxythreonine transaminase, producing MSKKHNFSAGPCILPQEVFEKSAQAILDFNGIGLSLLEISHRSKDFVAVMDEARAIVKRLMNLGDEYEVIYLGGGASLQFAMVPYNLLKVGGKAAYLDTGTWAAGAVKEAKKLGTVDVVGSSKEENYSFIPKNYTVGSEYDYFHCTSNNTIYGTQMKSFPEVDTLMVCDMSSDIFSRQLDFSKFDLIYAGAQKNMGPAGVTLVVIKKEILGKTGRENMLSMLDYSQHISKESMYNTPPVFPVYASLLTLQHLENNGGIAAAEARNEAKAKLLYDEIDSNPLFETFCVKEDRSLMNVSFKLTDESKKEEFDNAWKAAGISGLNGHRSLGGYRASLYNALPIESVQVLVDIMRSIR from the coding sequence ATGAGCAAAAAACACAACTTCAGTGCAGGACCATGCATCTTACCTCAGGAGGTATTTGAAAAATCAGCACAGGCTATTTTAGATTTTAACGGAATAGGGTTATCCCTCCTTGAAATTTCCCACAGAAGCAAAGACTTTGTTGCCGTAATGGACGAAGCCCGTGCTATTGTGAAAAGGCTGATGAATCTTGGCGATGAGTATGAAGTAATTTATTTGGGAGGTGGTGCAAGCCTGCAGTTCGCGATGGTTCCTTACAACCTTTTGAAAGTAGGCGGTAAAGCAGCTTATCTGGATACGGGAACATGGGCCGCAGGAGCTGTGAAAGAAGCAAAAAAACTGGGAACGGTAGACGTGGTAGGATCTTCAAAAGAAGAAAACTACTCTTTTATTCCCAAAAACTATACAGTAGGATCAGAATATGATTATTTCCACTGCACATCAAATAACACCATCTACGGAACCCAGATGAAATCTTTTCCGGAAGTAGATACATTGATGGTTTGCGATATGAGTTCCGATATTTTCTCAAGACAGCTGGATTTTTCCAAGTTTGACCTGATCTATGCCGGAGCACAGAAAAATATGGGACCTGCAGGAGTTACCTTAGTGGTAATCAAAAAAGAAATACTTGGCAAAACAGGAAGAGAAAATATGCTTTCTATGCTTGACTATTCCCAGCATATTTCTAAGGAATCCATGTACAATACCCCGCCGGTTTTTCCTGTATACGCTTCCCTGCTTACTTTACAACATTTAGAGAACAACGGTGGAATTGCAGCGGCAGAAGCAAGAAATGAAGCCAAAGCAAAACTTTTATATGATGAGATCGACAGTAATCCTCTTTTTGAAACATTCTGCGTAAAAGAAGACCGTTCTTTAATGAATGTATCTTTTAAACTTACAGACGAAAGCAAGAAAGAAGAATTCGACAATGCATGGAAAGCTGCAGGCATCAGCGGACTGAACGGACACAGAAGTCTGGGCGGTTACAGAGCAAGTTTATATAACGCTTTACCTATTGAAAGTGTGCAGGTTCTGGTAGATATAATGAGATCCATCAGGTAA
- a CDS encoding Bax inhibitor-1 family protein, producing the protein MMTDVLVAHSSDLEKASFYRKTYLHVALSILAFIGVETVLLKTVPVEVIAMMFGQKYTWLLIIGVFWLASMLASKWSLSQSRTTQYFGLGFYILLEAVIFMPMIYIAAGMEGGANIIFQAAMLTIAMFAGLSAVAFTSKRDFSFLRNIIIIGGFLSIGLIVAGAIFGFNLGLWFSVGMVLLASASILYETSKLKDVYTTGQYVGASLQLFASIMLLFWYILRILMSRRS; encoded by the coding sequence ATGATGACAGATGTTCTGGTTGCTCATTCCTCAGATCTGGAAAAAGCATCTTTTTACAGAAAGACTTATTTACATGTAGCCTTATCAATCCTGGCGTTCATCGGGGTTGAAACTGTTTTATTGAAAACAGTTCCGGTAGAAGTTATTGCGATGATGTTCGGGCAGAAGTACACATGGCTGTTGATTATCGGAGTTTTCTGGCTGGCTTCTATGCTGGCTTCCAAATGGTCGCTTTCACAGAGCAGGACTACACAGTATTTCGGATTAGGGTTTTATATTCTTCTGGAAGCTGTGATTTTTATGCCTATGATTTATATTGCAGCAGGTATGGAAGGAGGTGCCAATATTATTTTTCAGGCTGCGATGCTTACTATTGCTATGTTTGCCGGACTTTCTGCTGTAGCATTTACTTCCAAAAGAGATTTCTCATTTTTAAGAAACATCATTATTATCGGAGGCTTTCTTTCGATAGGACTGATTGTAGCCGGAGCGATTTTCGGTTTCAATCTGGGACTTTGGTTCTCCGTGGGAATGGTGCTTTTGGCTTCTGCAAGTATCCTTTACGAAACAAGCAAGCTTAAAGATGTTTATACAACAGGGCAGTATGTAGGTGCTTCATTACAGCTTTTTGCATCTATTATGCTTTTATTCTGGTATATTCTGAGAATTTTGATGAGCAGAAGAAGTTAG
- a CDS encoding DUF1015 domain-containing protein — protein MPVFKPFRGIRPHKDFESTFPTHPLDNFTQEEIAEKAQVENTYINMIKPYVVSKSKDIDRNLRKIRSTFEELLYEKKLIQDSSAYYLYEQIYPNKQVFRGLLGLASIEDFWNGKIKRHESTIPQKKEKLAHYLDKVNLQAEPVLLTYPSNSKIELLMNHEEKNVPIFNHIDSIGIRHKIWRIDNRLKLQQFKEVIDQIDSFYIADGHHRIGSTALNAKHHKEKNKRHNGTEAYNFVYSFIVSNQSIKIHDYNRILSDLNGLSSEEFLKELDQYFLIHEKGEQTYFPSQKFHISMYLDGKFYSLHVKHDLRSPEMSLDNLDHHLLDKYIFKDILKIENSDSSEKISYAKGTSNLQGINFLKEKIDKGEGKVGFGIYPVSFNDMIKISDLKLSMPPKCTFIEPKLVTALLMYDMKP, from the coding sequence ATGCCTGTTTTTAAACCTTTCCGTGGAATAAGACCTCATAAAGACTTTGAGAGCACTTTCCCTACCCATCCGCTGGACAATTTCACACAAGAGGAAATTGCAGAGAAAGCTCAAGTTGAAAATACTTACATCAACATGATCAAACCTTATGTTGTAAGTAAATCCAAAGATATTGACCGGAATTTAAGGAAGATCCGCTCAACGTTTGAAGAGCTTCTGTACGAAAAAAAACTCATCCAGGACAGTTCAGCCTATTATCTTTATGAGCAGATATACCCCAATAAACAGGTATTCAGAGGCTTGCTAGGATTAGCGAGCATCGAGGATTTCTGGAACGGGAAGATCAAAAGACATGAAAGCACCATTCCTCAGAAAAAGGAAAAACTAGCTCACTATCTGGACAAAGTAAACCTTCAGGCAGAACCGGTACTTCTTACCTACCCTTCCAATTCCAAGATCGAACTTCTGATGAATCATGAGGAGAAAAATGTTCCTATTTTCAACCATATTGACTCTATAGGCATCAGGCATAAAATATGGAGAATAGATAACCGCCTGAAACTTCAGCAGTTTAAAGAAGTAATAGACCAGATCGACTCTTTCTACATTGCAGACGGACACCACAGGATAGGCTCCACAGCATTGAATGCAAAGCATCATAAAGAAAAAAATAAAAGACACAACGGAACTGAAGCCTACAACTTCGTATACAGTTTCATTGTATCTAACCAATCGATCAAGATCCATGATTACAACAGAATCTTATCGGATCTCAACGGACTTTCCAGCGAAGAATTTTTAAAAGAGCTGGACCAGTATTTCCTGATCCACGAAAAAGGAGAACAAACCTATTTCCCTTCACAGAAATTCCATATTTCGATGTACCTGGATGGTAAATTCTACTCTCTTCACGTGAAGCACGACCTTCGTTCTCCGGAAATGTCCCTTGATAATCTTGACCATCATCTTTTAGACAAATATATTTTCAAGGATATCCTGAAAATAGAAAATTCTGACAGCTCTGAAAAGATCTCCTATGCAAAAGGAACCTCTAACCTTCAGGGAATTAATTTTTTAAAGGAAAAAATAGACAAGGGTGAAGGAAAAGTAGGATTTGGTATTTATCCGGTAAGTTTTAATGATATGATTAAAATTTCCGATCTTAAACTCAGTATGCCTCCGAAATGTACATTTATTGAACCCAAACTGGTTACAGCACTGTTAATGTACGACATGAAACCTTAA